A genomic segment from Malus domestica chromosome 05, GDT2T_hap1 encodes:
- the LOC103434514 gene encoding SWI/SNF complex subunit SWI3B, producing the protein MATKSAAQDLSSSDTPSKPPPTPLPIPANPETPTTAAPRHPQPRPTSDADVIHVPSYSSWFSPDHIHHCEVRFLPEFFDSRSPSKNPSLYKYYRNTIVAQSRAVNPSRKLTFTEARKSLVGDVGSVRRVFDFLEAWGLINYTPSALNKPLKWEDKDSSKAAGASSNGGAESPAGGAKESPKKRTCNGCKSVCSIACFVSEKNDMTLCARCYVRGNYQIGISSSDFRRVEINEEMGSGWADKDTLHLLEALMHYGDDWRKVAQHVGRSEKECVAHFLKIPFGEEFSGEFSDNAGDAECGLEGDGDGTTPSLSKRMRLTPLADASNPIMAQAAFLSALAGVQVAEAAASAAVTALCEADYETSKMSVTSLASNARQHETDAELNGDDKTDPDALGAAFVDANSQLEKEGLDVGRAISGITEVQMREIRKKIIRFEALDLQMEKEWEQLEQMKSMLFVDQMTLLLSKSSAPKTAAAEEKNVKTD; encoded by the exons ATGGCTACCAAATCAGCGGCCCAAGACCTCTCCTCCTCCGACACCCCATCCAAACCCCCACCCACTCCTCTTCCGATCCCCGCCAATCCCGAGACTCCGACCACCGCCGCTCCCCGCCATCCTCAACCGCGTCCCACCTCCGACGCCGACGTCATCCACGTCCCCAGCTATTCCAGCTGGTTCTCGCCGGACCACATCCACCACTGCGAGGTCCGATTCCTCCCCGAGTTCTTCGATTCTCGGTCCCcttctaaaaaccctagcctctATAAGTATTACCGCAACACCATCGTCGCCCAATCCAGAGCCGTCAACCCTTCTCGGAAGCTCACCTTCACGGAGGCCCGCAAGTCTCTCGTCGGCGACGTCGGCTCCGTTCGGAGGGTTTTCGATTTCCTCGAGGCGTGGGGTTTGATCAATTACACTCCTTCCGCGCTCAACAAGCCCCTCAAGTGGGAGGACAAGGACAGCAGCAAGGCCGCCGGTGCTTCCTCTAATGGAGGCGCTGAATCCCCCGCCGGCGGTGCCAAGGAGAGCCCCAAGAAGAGGACCTGCAATGGCTGCAAGTCTGTTTGCAGCATTGCCTGCTTTGTTTCCGAAAAG AATGACATGACTCTATGTGCAAGGTGCTATGTTCGCGGAAACTATCAGATCGGCATAAGTTCTTCCGATTTCAGGCGGGTTGAGATCAATGAAGAGATGGGGAGTGGCTGGGCTGATAAAGATACTCTGCATCTTCTAGAGGCCCTTATGCATTATGGCGACGACTGGAGGAAGGTTGCGCAACATGTCGGTAGAAGCGAGAAGGAATGTGTTGCTCATTTCCTCAAGATTCCATTTGGTGAGGAATTTTCTGGCGAATTTTCTGACAATGCAGGTGATGCTGAATGTGGTTTGGAGGGTGATGGTGATGGTACAACACCGTCTCTAAGTAAAAGAATGCGTCTCACGCCTCTTGCGGATGCAAGCAACCCAATTATGGCTCAGGCGGCCTTTCTGTCAGCTCTGGCGGGCGTGCAGGTTGCAGAGGCTGCTGCTTCTGCTGCTGTAACAGCGCTATGTGAGGCGGATTATGAAACAAGTAAAATGAGCGTTACATCTCTGGCTTCGAATGCAAGACAGCATGAAACTGATGCTGAATTAAACGGAGACGACAAAACTGACCCGGATGCACTGGGGGCAGCTTTTGTAGATGCGAATTCACAGCTTGAGAAGGAAGGGCTGGATGTGGGAAGAGCAATCTCCGGGATTACAGAGGTACAGATGAGAGAGATCCGAAAGAAGATTATCCGTTTCGAGGCGTTAGATTTGCAGATGGAGAAAGAGTGGGAACAACTGGAGCAAATG
- the LOC103408809 gene encoding uncharacterized protein, with protein sequence MAMTIRKSYGAYSKMDKEDPEEANHRRAQFLIYKVMQQVEMRRRPSNLRIRVRKLKLKIGRRLKKLRKSMLLSISAARVCVYKQVFNQLKTCKTLFGRGDQGNINATLPALFT encoded by the coding sequence ATGGCTATGACGATCAGAAAGTCGTACGGCGCCTACTCAAAGATGGACAAGGAAGATCCCGAAGAGGCAAATCATCGACGGGCGCAGTTCTTGATCTACAAAGTGATGCAGCAAGTAGAAATGCGGCGGAGGCCTTCGAATTTGAGGATTCGGGTACGTAAACTGAAGCTGAAGATTGGGAGGAGATTAAAGAAGTTGAGGAAGAGCATGCTTCTAAGCATATCTGCTGCCAGGGTTTGCGTTTATAAGCAAgtttttaatcaattaaaaactTGCAAGACCTTGTTTGGCCGCGGAGATCAGGGAAATATAAACGCCACTCTTCCAGCTTTGTTCACCTGA
- the LOC103427792 gene encoding protein DETOXIFICATION 40-like isoform X3 yields MHRTVAHFCHTPHHLFGPKMGSQHPLHQPILHSEPEPVAQASSDGDGVDFLLEKVLSDTQLPSFKRFRSATWIELKLLFRLAAPAVLVYVINNSMSLSARVFAGHLGNLELAAASLGNNGIQLLAYGLMLGMGSAVETLCGQAYGAQKYDMLSIYLQRATIVLSLTGLPLLAIFLLTKPMLILLGEPPAVASAAAVFVYGLIPQIFAYAVNFPIQKFLQAQRIVAPSAYISAATLGVHLLLSWVAVYKLGLGLIGASLVLSLSWWIIVGAQIVYILVSSQCKLTWNGFSLQAFSGLWDFFKLSAASAVMLCLECWYFQVLVLIAGLLKNPELALNSLAVCMSISGVLFNVSAGFNAAARYVTVRVSNELGAGNPKSAAFSVLVVTLVSLTYAVVEAVIVLSLRDVISYAFTSGETVSKAVSHLTPYLAVTLILNGIQPVLSGVAVGCGWQAFVAYVNVGCYYVVGIPFGCVLGFRFDLGAEVDKAKNRVEKWDDKKQPLLKG; encoded by the exons ATGCATCGAACTGTGGCACACTTCTGCCACACACCCCACCACCTTTTTGGTCCAAAAATGGGCTCTCAACACCCACTCCACCAACCCATCTTACACTCCGAACCTGAACCCGTAGCACAAGCCTCCAGCGATGGAGACGGTGTGGACTTTCTACTCGAGAAGGTGCTATCCGACACCCAATTGCCCTCGTTCAAGCGATTCCGCTCGGCCACATGGATTGAACTCAAGCTCCTCTTTCGTCTTGCTGCTCCCGCCGTCTTGGTTTATGTCATTAACAACTCCATGTCACTTTCCGCTCGTGTCTTTGCCGGCCACCTCGGCAATCTTGAGCTCGCCGCCGCCTCTCTCGGCAACAACGGCATCCAACTCTTGGCCTATGGCCTCATG CTAGGCATGGGAAGTGCAGTGGAGACTCTATGCGGGCAAGCTTACGGTGCCCAGAAATATGACATGTTAAGCATATACCTTCAAAGAGCAACCATAGTCCTATCTCTGACTGGCCTCCCACTTCTGGCAATCTTTCTTCTCACAAAACCCATGTTGATTTTACTCGGCGAACCGCCCGCCGTGGCCTCAGCCGCCGCCGTATTTGTCTACGGTCTAATCCCTCAAATATTTGCCTACGCCGTCAACTTCCCCATTCAAAAGTTTCTCCAAGCACAACGAATTGTGGCCCCGAGTGCTTACATATCAGCAGCTACTTTAGGAGTGCATTTGTTGCTGAGCTGGGTTGCTGTGTACAAgctgggtttagggttgatagGTGCGTCTCTTGTTTTGAGCTTGTCCTGGTGGATCATAGTTGGGGCCCAGATTGTTTACATCTTGGTTAGCAGTCAGTGTAAGCTCACTTGGAATGGTTTTAGTTTGCAAGCCTTTTCTGGGTTGTGGGATTTTTTCAAGCTATCGGCTGCATCGGCGGTGATGTTGTGCTTGGAGTGTTGGTATTTTCAGGTGCTAGTTTTGATTGCTGGGTTGCTCAAGAACCCCGAGCTTGCCCTAAATTCTTTGGCCGTATG CATGTCGATAAGTGGAGTGTTGTTCAATGTTTCAGCCGGGTTCAATGCAGCTGCAAGGTACGTAAC TGTGAGGGTAAGCAATGAGCTAGGTGCTGGGAATCCAAAGTCAGCAGCATTCTCGGTTCTAGTGGTAACTTTGGTATCCTTAACTTATGCTGTTGTGGAAGCTGTGATTGTGCTCTCCCTCCGTGACGTAATTAGTTATGCCTTCACTAGCGGTGAAACTGTGTCCAAGGCAGTCTCGCACCTCACTCCATATTTGGCCGTCACTCTCATCCTCAATGGGATTCAACCAGTCCTATCCG GGGTGGCTGTTGGATGTGGGTGGCAAGCATTTGTGGCATATGTGAATGTGGGATGCTATTACGTGGTTGGAATTCCATTCGGCTGTGTTCTTGGGTTTAGATTCGACCTTGGCGCTGAG GTGGACAAGGCTAAAAATCGCGTGGAGAAATGGGATGACAAGAAGCAGCCTCTGCTAAAAGGTTGA
- the LOC103427792 gene encoding protein DETOXIFICATION 40-like isoform X1 — MHRTVAHFCHTPHHLFGPKMGSQHPLHQPILHSEPEPVAQASSDGDGVDFLLEKVLSDTQLPSFKRFRSATWIELKLLFRLAAPAVLVYVINNSMSLSARVFAGHLGNLELAAASLGNNGIQLLAYGLMLGMGSAVETLCGQAYGAQKYDMLSIYLQRATIVLSLTGLPLLAIFLLTKPMLILLGEPPAVASAAAVFVYGLIPQIFAYAVNFPIQKFLQAQRIVAPSAYISAATLGVHLLLSWVAVYKLGLGLIGASLVLSLSWWIIVGAQIVYILVSSQCKLTWNGFSLQAFSGLWDFFKLSAASAVMLCLECWYFQVLVLIAGLLKNPELALNSLAVCMSISGVLFNVSAGFNAAARYVTVRVSNELGAGNPKSAAFSVLVVTLVSLTYAVVEAVIVLSLRDVISYAFTSGETVSKAVSHLTPYLAVTLILNGIQPVLSGVAVGCGWQAFVAYVNVGCYYVVGIPFGCVLGFRFDLGAEGIWVGMIGGTLIQTLILLWITFRTDWNKEVDKAKNRVEKWDDKKQPLLKG, encoded by the exons ATGCATCGAACTGTGGCACACTTCTGCCACACACCCCACCACCTTTTTGGTCCAAAAATGGGCTCTCAACACCCACTCCACCAACCCATCTTACACTCCGAACCTGAACCCGTAGCACAAGCCTCCAGCGATGGAGACGGTGTGGACTTTCTACTCGAGAAGGTGCTATCCGACACCCAATTGCCCTCGTTCAAGCGATTCCGCTCGGCCACATGGATTGAACTCAAGCTCCTCTTTCGTCTTGCTGCTCCCGCCGTCTTGGTTTATGTCATTAACAACTCCATGTCACTTTCCGCTCGTGTCTTTGCCGGCCACCTCGGCAATCTTGAGCTCGCCGCCGCCTCTCTCGGCAACAACGGCATCCAACTCTTGGCCTATGGCCTCATG CTAGGCATGGGAAGTGCAGTGGAGACTCTATGCGGGCAAGCTTACGGTGCCCAGAAATATGACATGTTAAGCATATACCTTCAAAGAGCAACCATAGTCCTATCTCTGACTGGCCTCCCACTTCTGGCAATCTTTCTTCTCACAAAACCCATGTTGATTTTACTCGGCGAACCGCCCGCCGTGGCCTCAGCCGCCGCCGTATTTGTCTACGGTCTAATCCCTCAAATATTTGCCTACGCCGTCAACTTCCCCATTCAAAAGTTTCTCCAAGCACAACGAATTGTGGCCCCGAGTGCTTACATATCAGCAGCTACTTTAGGAGTGCATTTGTTGCTGAGCTGGGTTGCTGTGTACAAgctgggtttagggttgatagGTGCGTCTCTTGTTTTGAGCTTGTCCTGGTGGATCATAGTTGGGGCCCAGATTGTTTACATCTTGGTTAGCAGTCAGTGTAAGCTCACTTGGAATGGTTTTAGTTTGCAAGCCTTTTCTGGGTTGTGGGATTTTTTCAAGCTATCGGCTGCATCGGCGGTGATGTTGTGCTTGGAGTGTTGGTATTTTCAGGTGCTAGTTTTGATTGCTGGGTTGCTCAAGAACCCCGAGCTTGCCCTAAATTCTTTGGCCGTATG CATGTCGATAAGTGGAGTGTTGTTCAATGTTTCAGCCGGGTTCAATGCAGCTGCAAGGTACGTAAC TGTGAGGGTAAGCAATGAGCTAGGTGCTGGGAATCCAAAGTCAGCAGCATTCTCGGTTCTAGTGGTAACTTTGGTATCCTTAACTTATGCTGTTGTGGAAGCTGTGATTGTGCTCTCCCTCCGTGACGTAATTAGTTATGCCTTCACTAGCGGTGAAACTGTGTCCAAGGCAGTCTCGCACCTCACTCCATATTTGGCCGTCACTCTCATCCTCAATGGGATTCAACCAGTCCTATCCG GGGTGGCTGTTGGATGTGGGTGGCAAGCATTTGTGGCATATGTGAATGTGGGATGCTATTACGTGGTTGGAATTCCATTCGGCTGTGTTCTTGGGTTTAGATTCGACCTTGGCGCTGAG GGAATATGGGTGGGGATGATTGGAGGAACACTGATCCAAACCTTAATTTTACTGTGGATAACATTTCGTACAGACTggaataaagag GTGGACAAGGCTAAAAATCGCGTGGAGAAATGGGATGACAAGAAGCAGCCTCTGCTAAAAGGTTGA
- the LOC103427792 gene encoding protein DETOXIFICATION 40-like isoform X4: MHRTVAHFCHTPHHLFGPKMGSQHPLHQPILHSEPEPVAQASSDGDGVDFLLEKVLSDTQLPSFKRFRSATWIELKLLFRLAAPAVLVYVINNSMSLSARVFAGHLGNLELAAASLGNNGIQLLAYGLMLGMGSAVETLCGQAYGAQKYDMLSIYLQRATIVLSLTGLPLLAIFLLTKPMLILLGEPPAVASAAAVFVYGLIPQIFAYAVNFPIQKFLQAQRIVAPSAYISAATLGVHLLLSWVAVYKLGLGLIGASLVLSLSWWIIVGAQIVYILVSSQCKLTWNGFSLQAFSGLWDFFKLSAASAVMLCLECWYFQVLVLIAGLLKNPELALNSLAVCMSISGVLFNVSAGFNAAASVRVSNELGAGNPKSAAFSVLVVTLVSLTYAVVEAVIVLSLRDVISYAFTSGETVSKAVSHLTPYLAVTLILNGIQPVLSGVAVGCGWQAFVAYVNVGCYYVVGIPFGCVLGFRFDLGAEVDKAKNRVEKWDDKKQPLLKG; the protein is encoded by the exons ATGCATCGAACTGTGGCACACTTCTGCCACACACCCCACCACCTTTTTGGTCCAAAAATGGGCTCTCAACACCCACTCCACCAACCCATCTTACACTCCGAACCTGAACCCGTAGCACAAGCCTCCAGCGATGGAGACGGTGTGGACTTTCTACTCGAGAAGGTGCTATCCGACACCCAATTGCCCTCGTTCAAGCGATTCCGCTCGGCCACATGGATTGAACTCAAGCTCCTCTTTCGTCTTGCTGCTCCCGCCGTCTTGGTTTATGTCATTAACAACTCCATGTCACTTTCCGCTCGTGTCTTTGCCGGCCACCTCGGCAATCTTGAGCTCGCCGCCGCCTCTCTCGGCAACAACGGCATCCAACTCTTGGCCTATGGCCTCATG CTAGGCATGGGAAGTGCAGTGGAGACTCTATGCGGGCAAGCTTACGGTGCCCAGAAATATGACATGTTAAGCATATACCTTCAAAGAGCAACCATAGTCCTATCTCTGACTGGCCTCCCACTTCTGGCAATCTTTCTTCTCACAAAACCCATGTTGATTTTACTCGGCGAACCGCCCGCCGTGGCCTCAGCCGCCGCCGTATTTGTCTACGGTCTAATCCCTCAAATATTTGCCTACGCCGTCAACTTCCCCATTCAAAAGTTTCTCCAAGCACAACGAATTGTGGCCCCGAGTGCTTACATATCAGCAGCTACTTTAGGAGTGCATTTGTTGCTGAGCTGGGTTGCTGTGTACAAgctgggtttagggttgatagGTGCGTCTCTTGTTTTGAGCTTGTCCTGGTGGATCATAGTTGGGGCCCAGATTGTTTACATCTTGGTTAGCAGTCAGTGTAAGCTCACTTGGAATGGTTTTAGTTTGCAAGCCTTTTCTGGGTTGTGGGATTTTTTCAAGCTATCGGCTGCATCGGCGGTGATGTTGTGCTTGGAGTGTTGGTATTTTCAGGTGCTAGTTTTGATTGCTGGGTTGCTCAAGAACCCCGAGCTTGCCCTAAATTCTTTGGCCGTATG CATGTCGATAAGTGGAGTGTTGTTCAATGTTTCAGCCGGGTTCAATGCAGCTGCAAG TGTGAGGGTAAGCAATGAGCTAGGTGCTGGGAATCCAAAGTCAGCAGCATTCTCGGTTCTAGTGGTAACTTTGGTATCCTTAACTTATGCTGTTGTGGAAGCTGTGATTGTGCTCTCCCTCCGTGACGTAATTAGTTATGCCTTCACTAGCGGTGAAACTGTGTCCAAGGCAGTCTCGCACCTCACTCCATATTTGGCCGTCACTCTCATCCTCAATGGGATTCAACCAGTCCTATCCG GGGTGGCTGTTGGATGTGGGTGGCAAGCATTTGTGGCATATGTGAATGTGGGATGCTATTACGTGGTTGGAATTCCATTCGGCTGTGTTCTTGGGTTTAGATTCGACCTTGGCGCTGAG GTGGACAAGGCTAAAAATCGCGTGGAGAAATGGGATGACAAGAAGCAGCCTCTGCTAAAAGGTTGA
- the LOC103427792 gene encoding protein DETOXIFICATION 40-like isoform X2, whose protein sequence is MHRTVAHFCHTPHHLFGPKMGSQHPLHQPILHSEPEPVAQASSDGDGVDFLLEKVLSDTQLPSFKRFRSATWIELKLLFRLAAPAVLVYVINNSMSLSARVFAGHLGNLELAAASLGNNGIQLLAYGLMLGMGSAVETLCGQAYGAQKYDMLSIYLQRATIVLSLTGLPLLAIFLLTKPMLILLGEPPAVASAAAVFVYGLIPQIFAYAVNFPIQKFLQAQRIVAPSAYISAATLGVHLLLSWVAVYKLGLGLIGASLVLSLSWWIIVGAQIVYILVSSQCKLTWNGFSLQAFSGLWDFFKLSAASAVMLCLECWYFQVLVLIAGLLKNPELALNSLAVCMSISGVLFNVSAGFNAAASVRVSNELGAGNPKSAAFSVLVVTLVSLTYAVVEAVIVLSLRDVISYAFTSGETVSKAVSHLTPYLAVTLILNGIQPVLSGVAVGCGWQAFVAYVNVGCYYVVGIPFGCVLGFRFDLGAEGIWVGMIGGTLIQTLILLWITFRTDWNKEVDKAKNRVEKWDDKKQPLLKG, encoded by the exons ATGCATCGAACTGTGGCACACTTCTGCCACACACCCCACCACCTTTTTGGTCCAAAAATGGGCTCTCAACACCCACTCCACCAACCCATCTTACACTCCGAACCTGAACCCGTAGCACAAGCCTCCAGCGATGGAGACGGTGTGGACTTTCTACTCGAGAAGGTGCTATCCGACACCCAATTGCCCTCGTTCAAGCGATTCCGCTCGGCCACATGGATTGAACTCAAGCTCCTCTTTCGTCTTGCTGCTCCCGCCGTCTTGGTTTATGTCATTAACAACTCCATGTCACTTTCCGCTCGTGTCTTTGCCGGCCACCTCGGCAATCTTGAGCTCGCCGCCGCCTCTCTCGGCAACAACGGCATCCAACTCTTGGCCTATGGCCTCATG CTAGGCATGGGAAGTGCAGTGGAGACTCTATGCGGGCAAGCTTACGGTGCCCAGAAATATGACATGTTAAGCATATACCTTCAAAGAGCAACCATAGTCCTATCTCTGACTGGCCTCCCACTTCTGGCAATCTTTCTTCTCACAAAACCCATGTTGATTTTACTCGGCGAACCGCCCGCCGTGGCCTCAGCCGCCGCCGTATTTGTCTACGGTCTAATCCCTCAAATATTTGCCTACGCCGTCAACTTCCCCATTCAAAAGTTTCTCCAAGCACAACGAATTGTGGCCCCGAGTGCTTACATATCAGCAGCTACTTTAGGAGTGCATTTGTTGCTGAGCTGGGTTGCTGTGTACAAgctgggtttagggttgatagGTGCGTCTCTTGTTTTGAGCTTGTCCTGGTGGATCATAGTTGGGGCCCAGATTGTTTACATCTTGGTTAGCAGTCAGTGTAAGCTCACTTGGAATGGTTTTAGTTTGCAAGCCTTTTCTGGGTTGTGGGATTTTTTCAAGCTATCGGCTGCATCGGCGGTGATGTTGTGCTTGGAGTGTTGGTATTTTCAGGTGCTAGTTTTGATTGCTGGGTTGCTCAAGAACCCCGAGCTTGCCCTAAATTCTTTGGCCGTATG CATGTCGATAAGTGGAGTGTTGTTCAATGTTTCAGCCGGGTTCAATGCAGCTGCAAG TGTGAGGGTAAGCAATGAGCTAGGTGCTGGGAATCCAAAGTCAGCAGCATTCTCGGTTCTAGTGGTAACTTTGGTATCCTTAACTTATGCTGTTGTGGAAGCTGTGATTGTGCTCTCCCTCCGTGACGTAATTAGTTATGCCTTCACTAGCGGTGAAACTGTGTCCAAGGCAGTCTCGCACCTCACTCCATATTTGGCCGTCACTCTCATCCTCAATGGGATTCAACCAGTCCTATCCG GGGTGGCTGTTGGATGTGGGTGGCAAGCATTTGTGGCATATGTGAATGTGGGATGCTATTACGTGGTTGGAATTCCATTCGGCTGTGTTCTTGGGTTTAGATTCGACCTTGGCGCTGAG GGAATATGGGTGGGGATGATTGGAGGAACACTGATCCAAACCTTAATTTTACTGTGGATAACATTTCGTACAGACTggaataaagag GTGGACAAGGCTAAAAATCGCGTGGAGAAATGGGATGACAAGAAGCAGCCTCTGCTAAAAGGTTGA
- the LOC103427792 gene encoding protein DETOXIFICATION 40-like isoform X6 translates to MHRTVAHFCHTPHHLFGPKMGSQHPLHQPILHSEPEPVAQASSDGDGVDFLLEKVLSDTQLPSFKRFRSATWIELKLLFRLAAPAVLVYVINNSMSLSARVFAGHLGNLELAAASLGNNGIQLLAYGLMLGMGSAVETLCGQAYGAQKYDMLSIYLQRATIVLSLTGLPLLAIFLLTKPMLILLGEPPAVASAAAVFVYGLIPQIFAYAVNFPIQKFLQAQRIVAPSAYISAATLGVHLLLSWVAVYKLGLGLIGASLVLSLSWWIIVGAQIVYILVSSQCKLTWNGFSLQAFSGLWDFFKLSAASAVMLCLECWYFQVLVLIAGLLKNPELALNSLAVCMSISGVLFNVSAGFNAAASVRVSNELGAGNPKSAAFSVLVVTLVSLTYAVVEAVIVLSLRDVISYAFTSGETVSKAVSHLTPYLAVTLILNGIQPVLSGGQG, encoded by the exons ATGCATCGAACTGTGGCACACTTCTGCCACACACCCCACCACCTTTTTGGTCCAAAAATGGGCTCTCAACACCCACTCCACCAACCCATCTTACACTCCGAACCTGAACCCGTAGCACAAGCCTCCAGCGATGGAGACGGTGTGGACTTTCTACTCGAGAAGGTGCTATCCGACACCCAATTGCCCTCGTTCAAGCGATTCCGCTCGGCCACATGGATTGAACTCAAGCTCCTCTTTCGTCTTGCTGCTCCCGCCGTCTTGGTTTATGTCATTAACAACTCCATGTCACTTTCCGCTCGTGTCTTTGCCGGCCACCTCGGCAATCTTGAGCTCGCCGCCGCCTCTCTCGGCAACAACGGCATCCAACTCTTGGCCTATGGCCTCATG CTAGGCATGGGAAGTGCAGTGGAGACTCTATGCGGGCAAGCTTACGGTGCCCAGAAATATGACATGTTAAGCATATACCTTCAAAGAGCAACCATAGTCCTATCTCTGACTGGCCTCCCACTTCTGGCAATCTTTCTTCTCACAAAACCCATGTTGATTTTACTCGGCGAACCGCCCGCCGTGGCCTCAGCCGCCGCCGTATTTGTCTACGGTCTAATCCCTCAAATATTTGCCTACGCCGTCAACTTCCCCATTCAAAAGTTTCTCCAAGCACAACGAATTGTGGCCCCGAGTGCTTACATATCAGCAGCTACTTTAGGAGTGCATTTGTTGCTGAGCTGGGTTGCTGTGTACAAgctgggtttagggttgatagGTGCGTCTCTTGTTTTGAGCTTGTCCTGGTGGATCATAGTTGGGGCCCAGATTGTTTACATCTTGGTTAGCAGTCAGTGTAAGCTCACTTGGAATGGTTTTAGTTTGCAAGCCTTTTCTGGGTTGTGGGATTTTTTCAAGCTATCGGCTGCATCGGCGGTGATGTTGTGCTTGGAGTGTTGGTATTTTCAGGTGCTAGTTTTGATTGCTGGGTTGCTCAAGAACCCCGAGCTTGCCCTAAATTCTTTGGCCGTATG CATGTCGATAAGTGGAGTGTTGTTCAATGTTTCAGCCGGGTTCAATGCAGCTGCAAG TGTGAGGGTAAGCAATGAGCTAGGTGCTGGGAATCCAAAGTCAGCAGCATTCTCGGTTCTAGTGGTAACTTTGGTATCCTTAACTTATGCTGTTGTGGAAGCTGTGATTGTGCTCTCCCTCCGTGACGTAATTAGTTATGCCTTCACTAGCGGTGAAACTGTGTCCAAGGCAGTCTCGCACCTCACTCCATATTTGGCCGTCACTCTCATCCTCAATGGGATTCAACCAGTCCTATCCG GTGGACAAGGCTAA
- the LOC103427792 gene encoding protein DETOXIFICATION 40-like isoform X5 — MHRTVAHFCHTPHHLFGPKMGSQHPLHQPILHSEPEPVAQASSDGDGVDFLLEKVLSDTQLPSFKRFRSATWIELKLLFRLAAPAVLVYVINNSMSLSARVFAGHLGNLELAAASLGNNGIQLLAYGLMLGMGSAVETLCGQAYGAQKYDMLSIYLQRATIVLSLTGLPLLAIFLLTKPMLILLGEPPAVASAAAVFVYGLIPQIFAYAVNFPIQKFLQAQRIVAPSAYISAATLGVHLLLSWVAVYKLGLGLIGASLVLSLSWWIIVGAQIVYILVSSQCKLTWNGFSLQAFSGLWDFFKLSAASAVMLCLECWYFQVLVLIAGLLKNPELALNSLAVCMSISGVLFNVSAGFNAAARYVTVRVSNELGAGNPKSAAFSVLVVTLVSLTYAVVEAVIVLSLRDVISYAFTSGETVSKAVSHLTPYLAVTLILNGIQPVLSGGQG, encoded by the exons ATGCATCGAACTGTGGCACACTTCTGCCACACACCCCACCACCTTTTTGGTCCAAAAATGGGCTCTCAACACCCACTCCACCAACCCATCTTACACTCCGAACCTGAACCCGTAGCACAAGCCTCCAGCGATGGAGACGGTGTGGACTTTCTACTCGAGAAGGTGCTATCCGACACCCAATTGCCCTCGTTCAAGCGATTCCGCTCGGCCACATGGATTGAACTCAAGCTCCTCTTTCGTCTTGCTGCTCCCGCCGTCTTGGTTTATGTCATTAACAACTCCATGTCACTTTCCGCTCGTGTCTTTGCCGGCCACCTCGGCAATCTTGAGCTCGCCGCCGCCTCTCTCGGCAACAACGGCATCCAACTCTTGGCCTATGGCCTCATG CTAGGCATGGGAAGTGCAGTGGAGACTCTATGCGGGCAAGCTTACGGTGCCCAGAAATATGACATGTTAAGCATATACCTTCAAAGAGCAACCATAGTCCTATCTCTGACTGGCCTCCCACTTCTGGCAATCTTTCTTCTCACAAAACCCATGTTGATTTTACTCGGCGAACCGCCCGCCGTGGCCTCAGCCGCCGCCGTATTTGTCTACGGTCTAATCCCTCAAATATTTGCCTACGCCGTCAACTTCCCCATTCAAAAGTTTCTCCAAGCACAACGAATTGTGGCCCCGAGTGCTTACATATCAGCAGCTACTTTAGGAGTGCATTTGTTGCTGAGCTGGGTTGCTGTGTACAAgctgggtttagggttgatagGTGCGTCTCTTGTTTTGAGCTTGTCCTGGTGGATCATAGTTGGGGCCCAGATTGTTTACATCTTGGTTAGCAGTCAGTGTAAGCTCACTTGGAATGGTTTTAGTTTGCAAGCCTTTTCTGGGTTGTGGGATTTTTTCAAGCTATCGGCTGCATCGGCGGTGATGTTGTGCTTGGAGTGTTGGTATTTTCAGGTGCTAGTTTTGATTGCTGGGTTGCTCAAGAACCCCGAGCTTGCCCTAAATTCTTTGGCCGTATG CATGTCGATAAGTGGAGTGTTGTTCAATGTTTCAGCCGGGTTCAATGCAGCTGCAAGGTACGTAAC TGTGAGGGTAAGCAATGAGCTAGGTGCTGGGAATCCAAAGTCAGCAGCATTCTCGGTTCTAGTGGTAACTTTGGTATCCTTAACTTATGCTGTTGTGGAAGCTGTGATTGTGCTCTCCCTCCGTGACGTAATTAGTTATGCCTTCACTAGCGGTGAAACTGTGTCCAAGGCAGTCTCGCACCTCACTCCATATTTGGCCGTCACTCTCATCCTCAATGGGATTCAACCAGTCCTATCCG GTGGACAAGGCTAA